Proteins from a single region of Salinisphaera sp. T31B1:
- a CDS encoding molybdopterin cofactor-binding domain-containing protein, producing the protein MHTFNASRRQFLKRSIVAGVSVYVANLASPAFASLFEQQVLTPTDRVWKPGAGMQFRLDGVAKVTGSKVFARDIRARDMPHWPDTQAHAFIVRATCCDRRFEGIDLSALEQAGLAPERVVTAEDMARDNIQVPDYYGPEFFLPKGRTPLYLGYPVAMLIYHDFDRFSIAKSRVRAAENVVVYGDTTDLPDKPPYGAFRYIRVGGDTPYDTDRFSALQETVLYPDFRKRHPVWPQALENGKDSERAMYHADALAQQLDNPPDDWLVFEGEYHTPYIDHFAMEADNANCWFDASAGDMHVVCGSQSPSELVERMAALHSASTFASHRFFLHPTYTVGYGSKDNSIFPYYGMLAAYYADGHPVRLANDRYEQFQATMKRHPFTIRNRLAVERKTGKFRIFKQDLTANGGGRANFSNSVAFVGTTAAQGIYYMPNSDLTATAIYSRMPEAGSMRGYGTLQTMAATEVMVDEIAGELGMDPIELRLANVFKSGMKNTQGAIPAGHLRGEEILNKAKRHDIWTTRAERKKAYEADHPEHRYGVGFACVQKDFGHGAEAVYSQVQLMPDGRIELRNTGAEMGTGYSTSQAAVVAAWLGRPADVVHTAETEWDDLAMKATGNPYLMSQDTQDAAQSDPRWTPMLQQASSASNSAYYLSFPTIEAARVIFRHGLWPVALEYWQRGIGGGQAAPYVVREADAVWKDGKLSANGMEPLSLAFLAERAHAQGRVTGVMAHAFNRWAWSRADYDIDGTTENLPLDGLAVQYGQGASPAKKARMTTARGFERLTRSNPYFPPTQRNNAGVTYYSACGTLVELAVHTGTGEISLLNHHTFLECGNTIVEELVSGQLQGGIAMGIGHALHEDMPLYEDGPGNGTWNINRYRVPRASDVAVWQQTAEILPPVSRTEPPKGIAEVVMIPIVGAIGNGVAHAIGHHFHHLPITAERVREVL; encoded by the coding sequence ATGCACACTTTCAATGCTTCGCGGCGGCAGTTTCTCAAGCGCTCGATCGTCGCCGGCGTGAGCGTCTACGTCGCCAACCTCGCCAGTCCCGCGTTCGCGTCCCTGTTCGAACAGCAGGTGCTCACGCCGACCGATCGGGTCTGGAAACCGGGGGCCGGGATGCAGTTCCGCCTCGACGGCGTGGCCAAGGTCACCGGTAGCAAGGTGTTCGCGCGCGATATCCGCGCACGCGACATGCCCCACTGGCCGGATACGCAGGCACATGCCTTCATCGTGCGCGCCACATGCTGCGACCGTCGGTTCGAGGGTATCGACCTGTCGGCGCTCGAGCAGGCCGGGCTGGCGCCCGAGCGCGTGGTCACCGCCGAGGACATGGCCCGCGACAACATCCAGGTACCCGACTACTACGGGCCCGAGTTCTTCCTGCCCAAGGGACGCACGCCGCTTTATCTGGGCTATCCCGTGGCGATGCTGATCTACCACGATTTCGATCGTTTCAGCATTGCCAAGAGCCGCGTGCGTGCGGCCGAGAACGTAGTGGTCTACGGCGATACCACGGACCTGCCGGACAAACCGCCCTACGGCGCGTTCCGATATATCCGCGTCGGCGGCGATACGCCGTACGACACAGATCGGTTCTCGGCACTCCAGGAGACGGTGCTGTACCCGGATTTCCGCAAGCGCCACCCGGTCTGGCCGCAGGCGCTGGAAAATGGCAAAGACAGCGAGCGCGCGATGTATCACGCCGATGCGCTGGCGCAACAGCTGGATAACCCGCCCGACGACTGGCTGGTCTTCGAGGGCGAGTATCACACCCCCTATATCGACCATTTCGCCATGGAGGCCGACAACGCCAACTGCTGGTTCGATGCGTCGGCCGGCGACATGCACGTGGTCTGCGGAAGCCAGTCGCCCAGCGAACTGGTCGAGCGCATGGCCGCACTGCATTCGGCGAGCACGTTCGCCAGCCATCGTTTTTTCCTGCACCCGACCTATACCGTGGGCTACGGTTCGAAGGACAACTCGATCTTTCCCTACTACGGCATGCTGGCCGCCTATTATGCTGACGGCCATCCGGTACGCCTGGCCAACGACCGCTACGAGCAGTTCCAGGCAACGATGAAGCGGCATCCGTTCACGATCCGCAATCGGCTGGCCGTCGAGCGTAAGACCGGCAAGTTCCGGATATTCAAACAGGATCTGACCGCCAACGGCGGCGGCCGGGCGAATTTCTCCAATTCGGTCGCCTTTGTGGGCACTACCGCCGCCCAGGGCATCTATTACATGCCCAACAGCGACCTGACGGCCACCGCCATCTATTCGCGGATGCCCGAGGCCGGCTCGATGCGCGGCTACGGCACCTTGCAGACCATGGCCGCGACCGAGGTCATGGTCGATGAGATCGCGGGCGAACTCGGGATGGATCCTATCGAGCTGCGGCTGGCGAACGTGTTCAAGTCGGGCATGAAGAATACCCAGGGCGCGATCCCGGCCGGCCATCTTCGCGGCGAGGAGATTCTCAACAAGGCGAAGCGGCATGACATATGGACAACGCGCGCCGAGCGCAAGAAAGCCTATGAGGCCGATCATCCCGAGCATCGCTACGGGGTGGGTTTTGCCTGCGTGCAGAAGGATTTCGGCCACGGTGCGGAGGCGGTCTACTCACAGGTCCAGCTGATGCCCGACGGTCGAATCGAGCTGCGTAACACCGGTGCCGAGATGGGTACCGGTTATTCGACCAGCCAGGCAGCGGTCGTAGCAGCCTGGCTCGGCCGGCCGGCCGATGTCGTTCACACCGCCGAAACCGAGTGGGACGATCTGGCGATGAAGGCCACGGGCAATCCGTACCTGATGTCCCAGGACACCCAGGATGCTGCTCAGTCGGATCCGCGCTGGACGCCGATGCTCCAGCAGGCCTCGAGCGCGAGCAACTCGGCCTATTATCTGTCGTTCCCGACCATCGAAGCCGCGCGCGTGATCTTTCGCCACGGCCTCTGGCCGGTCGCACTCGAATACTGGCAGCGCGGCATCGGCGGGGGACAGGCCGCGCCGTATGTGGTGCGCGAGGCCGATGCGGTCTGGAAGGACGGCAAGCTCTCGGCCAACGGCATGGAACCTCTGTCGCTGGCGTTTCTGGCCGAAAGGGCACATGCCCAGGGCCGGGTGACCGGCGTCATGGCCCATGCGTTCAACCGCTGGGCTTGGTCGCGGGCCGACTACGACATCGACGGCACCACCGAAAATCTGCCGCTGGACGGGCTGGCCGTGCAGTACGGTCAGGGTGCGTCGCCGGCAAAGAAAGCACGCATGACCACGGCCCGCGGGTTCGAGCGGCTTACCCGTTCGAACCCGTATTTCCCGCCCACCCAGCGCAACAACGCCGGGGTCACCTACTACAGCGCCTGTGGCACGCTCGTGGAACTGGCGGTCCATACCGGTACCGGCGAGATCTCCCTGCTCAACCACCACACGTTTCTGGAATGCGGCAACACCATCGTCGAGGAGCTGGTCTCGGGCCAGTTGCAGGGCGGGATCGCCATGGGGATCGGTCATGCGCTGCACGAAGACATGCCGCTGTATGAAGACGGCCCGGGCAACGGGACGTGGAACATCAACCGCTACCGCGTCCCCCGTGCCAGCGATGTAGCCGTCTGGCAACAGACGGCGGAGATTCTGCCGCCGGTCTCGCGTACCGAGCCGCCCAAGGGCATTGCCGAAGTCGTGATGATTCCGATTGTCGGGGCGATCGGCAACGGCGTGGCCCACGCCATCGGCCATCACTTCCATCATTTGCCCATCACCGCCGAACGCGTCCGGGAGGTCCTGTGA
- a CDS encoding 8-oxoguanine deaminase, translating to MTSTLLRNAAVIATMDDSDTLLHNASIRIVDNRIEAIGPADEITGGADETIDASGHILIPGLVNTHHHFYQTLTRNVPAGQDSDLFNWLVAHYPIWARMDARAIDASTRIAIAELMLSGCTTAADHTYIWPNDARVDDQIHAAAEMGFRFHAARGSMSVGQSRGGLPPDHAVEDEDFILTDSQRVIETYHDDSHGAMTRIVLAPCSPFSVSTDLMRETAALARTHRVHLHTHLAETLDEENYCRELFGQTPVEYAEANGWVGDDVWFAHMVHPHEAEIGRLGEHRCGVAHCPSSNMRLASGVAPIRALQDAGARVGLGVDGSASNDCSHMLGEARQAMLLQRLANGPDGLSARQALRLATRGGAEVLGRDDIGHLAPGMAADIVGYRLDSLPLAGAAVHDPLAALVFCWPPQVDLSLINGRLRVHRGELLGVDVPSLVKRHNAIATALVNG from the coding sequence ATGACGAGCACACTGCTACGCAATGCGGCGGTCATCGCCACCATGGACGACAGCGACACGCTGCTGCACAACGCCAGCATCCGTATCGTGGACAACCGCATCGAGGCGATCGGTCCGGCCGACGAGATCACCGGCGGCGCCGACGAAACGATCGATGCGAGCGGCCATATCCTGATACCCGGCCTGGTGAACACCCATCATCATTTCTATCAGACGCTGACGCGTAACGTGCCGGCCGGCCAGGACAGCGACCTGTTCAACTGGCTGGTCGCCCATTACCCGATATGGGCCCGCATGGACGCCCGCGCGATCGATGCGAGCACCCGCATCGCGATTGCCGAACTGATGTTGTCTGGCTGTACCACGGCCGCTGACCATACCTATATCTGGCCCAATGACGCACGCGTCGACGACCAGATTCACGCCGCCGCCGAGATGGGGTTCCGCTTCCATGCCGCGCGCGGGTCGATGTCGGTCGGGCAGTCGCGTGGGGGACTACCGCCGGATCACGCCGTCGAAGACGAGGATTTCATCCTCACCGATTCGCAGCGGGTGATCGAGACCTATCATGACGACAGCCACGGTGCGATGACGCGTATCGTGCTCGCCCCGTGTTCGCCGTTTTCGGTTTCCACCGATCTGATGCGCGAAACAGCGGCGCTCGCGCGCACGCATCGCGTGCATCTGCATACCCATCTGGCCGAGACGCTTGACGAGGAGAATTACTGCCGGGAACTGTTCGGCCAGACGCCCGTCGAGTATGCCGAGGCCAACGGCTGGGTCGGCGACGACGTGTGGTTCGCGCACATGGTGCACCCGCACGAGGCCGAAATCGGCCGGCTCGGTGAGCATCGTTGCGGTGTCGCCCATTGTCCGAGTTCCAACATGCGGCTAGCCTCGGGGGTCGCGCCGATCCGTGCGCTTCAGGACGCGGGTGCGCGGGTCGGGCTCGGTGTGGACGGCTCGGCATCCAACGACTGTTCGCACATGCTTGGCGAAGCCCGTCAGGCCATGTTGTTGCAACGTTTGGCCAACGGCCCGGACGGCTTGAGCGCGCGCCAGGCGCTGCGTCTGGCCACCCGCGGCGGCGCTGAAGTACTCGGCCGCGACGATATCGGCCATCTGGCACCGGGGATGGCCGCCGACATCGTCGGTTATCGTCTTGACAGCCTGCCGCTGGCGGGCGCGGCGGTACACGATCCGCTCGCTGCGCTGGTCTTCTGCTGGCCGCCCCAGGTCGATCTGAGCCTGATCAACGGCCGGTTGCGGGTGCATCGGGGCGAACTGCTCGGCGTCGATGTTCCGTCGTTGGTCAAGCGTCACAACGCCATCGCCACGGCGCTGGTCAACGGCTGA
- a CDS encoding c-type cytochrome yields MRTAAYLLIALAVGCSASMTVFAAERVDAQVERGEYLARAADCAACHTAKGGTPYAGGHPIDTPFGTVYGTNITPDKQYGIGDYSADDFYHVLTQGELPDGTQLYPAMPYTAYHDIAREDSDAMYAYFMSLDGVHAAGPQTDLSWPFSMRWTLNVWNWMFAGSDTSGPPADDDPQSGRGRYLVDTLGHCGQCHTPRNMLGAVESDKRLQGAVIAGYEAPNLLPTSLASRGWDTDSLRTFLREGRSRQGSMYSEMYPVFHHSTRYLNDADLAAMTGYLLGAEPPAPKTISAATDLGDDPGRQLYLNSCAGCHGAQGQGAAQVASAMTGNTTLRLDSPRNLVKIIHDGIAARQFNGTERAQAMPGFADKLSDDEIATLATYLRRQWGGQKTPVDATQVADMTDTKQ; encoded by the coding sequence GTGCGTACGGCTGCTTATTTGCTGATCGCGCTGGCCGTCGGGTGCAGTGCGTCGATGACGGTATTCGCCGCCGAGCGCGTGGACGCCCAGGTCGAGCGCGGCGAGTATCTGGCGCGTGCGGCCGACTGTGCGGCCTGTCATACGGCGAAGGGGGGCACGCCCTATGCCGGCGGCCATCCGATCGACACGCCGTTCGGCACCGTCTACGGCACCAACATCACGCCCGACAAGCAGTACGGCATCGGCGACTACAGCGCGGACGATTTCTATCACGTGCTCACTCAAGGTGAGCTGCCGGATGGCACGCAGCTGTATCCGGCCATGCCTTATACCGCCTATCACGACATCGCGCGCGAGGACTCGGATGCGATGTATGCCTACTTCATGAGCCTCGACGGCGTGCACGCCGCCGGCCCGCAAACCGACCTGTCGTGGCCGTTCTCGATGCGCTGGACCTTGAACGTCTGGAACTGGATGTTCGCCGGATCCGATACGTCCGGCCCGCCGGCGGACGACGACCCGCAGTCCGGCCGCGGGCGCTACCTTGTGGACACGCTGGGCCATTGCGGCCAGTGTCATACGCCGCGCAACATGCTCGGCGCGGTCGAGAGCGACAAGCGCCTGCAGGGCGCGGTGATCGCCGGCTACGAGGCACCGAATCTGCTGCCGACATCACTGGCTTCGCGCGGCTGGGACACCGACTCGCTTCGGACCTTTCTGCGTGAAGGGCGGAGCCGGCAGGGCAGCATGTATAGCGAGATGTACCCGGTATTCCATCACAGCACGCGGTATCTGAACGACGCGGATCTGGCCGCGATGACCGGCTACCTGCTGGGCGCCGAGCCGCCGGCACCGAAAACGATCAGCGCCGCAACCGACCTCGGTGACGACCCGGGACGTCAGCTCTATCTCAACAGCTGTGCCGGCTGTCACGGCGCACAGGGTCAGGGCGCGGCTCAGGTCGCCTCGGCGATGACCGGCAATACGACGCTGCGACTGGACAGTCCGCGCAATCTGGTGAAGATCATTCACGACGGGATCGCCGCACGGCAATTCAATGGCACAGAGCGCGCGCAGGCCATGCCGGGCTTTGCCGACAAGCTCAGCGACGATGAGATCGCGACGCTGGCAACCTATCTGCGCCGACAGTGGGGGGGCCAGAAAACGCCGGTCGATGCAACACAAGTGGCCGACATGACGGACACAAAGCAATAA
- the uraH gene encoding hydroxyisourate hydrolase has translation MGYLTTHVLDTANGCPGVGIPVVVRRLEAGQATTLAQTQTNDDGRCDRPLIEDDAFTAGQYEIVFDVGAYFADRRESLDSPAFIDEVVIRFGVAHADQHYHVPLLVSPYGYSTYRGS, from the coding sequence ATGGGTTATCTGACGACACACGTACTCGATACTGCCAACGGCTGCCCGGGCGTGGGCATTCCCGTCGTTGTGCGACGTCTCGAAGCCGGGCAGGCCACCACGCTTGCTCAGACACAGACCAACGACGACGGCCGATGCGATCGGCCGCTGATCGAAGACGACGCGTTCACCGCAGGCCAGTACGAGATCGTGTTCGACGTGGGGGCCTATTTCGCCGACCGACGCGAATCACTGGACAGCCCGGCGTTCATCGACGAGGTGGTCATCCGCTTCGGCGTCGCTCACGCTGATCAGCACTATCACGTGCCGCTGCTGGTCTCGCCCTATGGCTACAGCACTTACCGTGGCAGCTGA
- a CDS encoding nucleobase:cation symporter-2 family protein yields the protein MQDNQTMTTDTHVCAADRKLPIGQLLPMGVQHVLVMYAGTIAVALIVGGALDLPREDISYLIMADLLCCGIGTLIQSLGIWIFGIRMPIVMGSSFVTVGPMVAMATSGHVGIAGIFGATVVSGVFGIALVPFFTRLLKFFPPLVTGTVIASIGISLIPVGINWAAGGVGASDFGAPVNVGLAVFVLACILTINRIGRGIWVNISVLIGLLIGYLVALPLGVVSLDGLASQPVVGVVTPLHFGMLEFPISGIIAMCIIMVVTLVESTGMCLALGEMVGKPVDRRLLNRGLYGDGIATAIAGFLNGFPHTSFSQNVGLVGMTGVTSRYVTVVSGFVLIVLSLFPQAAFVVASIPKPVLGGAGLVMFGMVASAGINIMNKADMSQRTNQLVFAVSIGFGMIPLAAPDFFAIFPDWTAPIVHSGILLTAVAAVITNLLLNGGDAVADESDTEEELESAARRQSRAAGPAKS from the coding sequence ATGCAGGACAACCAGACCATGACCACCGACACGCACGTCTGTGCGGCGGACCGGAAACTGCCGATCGGGCAGCTGCTGCCAATGGGGGTGCAGCACGTATTGGTGATGTATGCCGGCACCATTGCGGTGGCCCTGATCGTGGGCGGCGCGCTCGATCTGCCGCGCGAGGATATTTCCTATCTGATCATGGCGGATCTGTTGTGCTGCGGGATCGGGACCCTCATCCAGTCGCTCGGGATCTGGATCTTCGGCATCCGCATGCCGATCGTGATGGGCTCGAGCTTCGTGACCGTCGGGCCCATGGTGGCCATGGCGACCAGCGGCCATGTCGGTATCGCCGGCATCTTTGGCGCGACCGTGGTCTCCGGGGTGTTCGGCATTGCCCTGGTGCCGTTTTTCACCCGCTTGCTCAAGTTCTTCCCGCCGCTGGTCACAGGCACCGTGATCGCATCGATCGGCATATCGCTGATTCCCGTGGGTATCAACTGGGCCGCCGGGGGCGTGGGTGCAAGCGATTTCGGCGCGCCCGTCAACGTCGGGCTCGCGGTGTTCGTACTGGCCTGTATTCTGACCATCAACCGGATCGGACGCGGCATTTGGGTGAACATCTCGGTGCTGATCGGCCTGCTGATCGGCTATCTGGTGGCCCTGCCGCTCGGGGTGGTCAGTCTCGATGGTCTGGCATCGCAGCCGGTGGTGGGCGTGGTCACACCGCTGCATTTCGGGATGCTCGAATTTCCCATCTCGGGCATCATTGCCATGTGCATCATCATGGTCGTCACACTCGTCGAATCCACCGGCATGTGCCTGGCGCTGGGCGAGATGGTGGGCAAACCCGTCGACCGGCGTCTGCTCAACCGCGGGCTTTACGGCGACGGCATCGCCACCGCGATCGCGGGCTTTCTGAACGGCTTTCCGCATACCTCGTTTTCACAGAACGTAGGGCTGGTGGGCATGACCGGAGTGACCAGCCGGTATGTCACGGTGGTCTCCGGCTTCGTGCTGATCGTGCTCAGCCTGTTCCCGCAGGCCGCGTTCGTGGTGGCATCCATTCCCAAGCCGGTCCTTGGCGGGGCCGGGCTCGTGATGTTCGGCATGGTCGCTTCGGCCGGTATCAACATCATGAACAAGGCCGACATGTCACAGCGCACCAATCAGCTGGTGTTCGCCGTGTCCATCGGTTTCGGCATGATTCCGCTGGCCGCGCCCGACTTCTTCGCCATCTTCCCCGACTGGACGGCGCCGATCGTGCATAGCGGCATCCTGTTGACCGCCGTGGCCGCAGTGATCACCAACCTGCTGCTCAACGGCGGCGATGCGGTGGCCGACGAGTCCGATACCGAGGAAGAACTCGAATCGGCGGCACGTCGCCAGAGCCGGGCCGCGGGGCCGGCCAAGTCGTAA
- a CDS encoding NAD-dependent malic enzyme → MTTHGSKRPLYIPYAGPTLLEMPLLNKGSAFDADERVAFNLIGLLPQNVETIEEQVDRAYQQYTTCTNDLDKHIYLRGIQDDNETMFFRLLEDHLEEMLPIIYTPTVGQACEKFSEIYRNHRGIFISYPDRHRIDDIIRSATKDNVKVIVITDGERILGLGDQGIGGMGIPIGKLSLYSACGGISPAYTLPMVLDVGTNNQELLDDEMYMGWRHERIGDAEYAEFVDLVIQAIRRRWPNVLLQFEDFAQRNALPLLSRYRDQLCCFNDDIQGTAAVCVGSLLAACKAKNESIADQTVAFVGAGSAGCGIAEQIIAAMVDEGLTDSQARARIYMIDRNGLLTDSMASLPDFQRRLAHPKARIEEWGEDTEEDPILTVIEHARPTVLIGVSGQRGLFSREVIQRMHSHCAHPFVMPLSNPTSKVEATPAEILEWTDGAALVATGSPFDPVEIGDRTIPIAQCNNAYIFPGIGLGVVAAQARRVTENMIMSASRALAEMSPLGVDGEGALLPPLERVRELSQSIAVAVARQAQADGVALKSSEDAIRESVARNFWYPRYRRYRRAAF, encoded by the coding sequence ATGACGACACACGGCAGCAAACGCCCCCTCTATATCCCCTACGCCGGTCCGACGCTGCTCGAGATGCCGCTGCTCAACAAGGGTAGTGCGTTCGACGCCGACGAGCGGGTGGCCTTCAATCTGATCGGGCTGCTGCCGCAGAACGTGGAAACGATCGAAGAGCAGGTCGATCGGGCCTACCAGCAGTACACCACGTGTACGAACGATCTGGACAAGCATATCTATCTGCGCGGTATCCAGGATGACAACGAGACCATGTTCTTCCGGCTGCTCGAAGACCATCTCGAAGAGATGCTGCCGATCATCTATACGCCGACCGTCGGGCAGGCCTGCGAGAAGTTCTCCGAAATCTACCGCAATCACCGCGGCATCTTCATCTCCTATCCGGACCGGCACCGGATCGACGACATCATCCGCAGTGCCACCAAGGATAACGTCAAGGTCATCGTGATCACCGATGGCGAGCGTATTCTGGGTCTGGGTGATCAGGGTATCGGGGGGATGGGCATTCCCATCGGCAAGCTGTCGTTGTACTCGGCCTGTGGCGGCATCAGCCCGGCGTATACGCTGCCGATGGTTCTGGACGTGGGCACCAACAATCAGGAACTACTCGACGACGAGATGTACATGGGCTGGCGCCATGAGCGCATCGGCGACGCAGAGTACGCCGAATTCGTGGATCTGGTCATCCAGGCCATCCGCCGGCGCTGGCCGAACGTGCTGCTGCAGTTCGAGGATTTCGCCCAGCGCAATGCGCTTCCGTTGCTGTCCCGCTATCGCGATCAGCTGTGCTGTTTCAACGACGATATTCAGGGTACGGCCGCCGTGTGCGTGGGTTCGTTGTTGGCCGCGTGCAAGGCCAAGAACGAATCCATCGCCGATCAGACCGTGGCCTTCGTGGGCGCCGGGTCGGCCGGCTGCGGTATCGCCGAGCAGATCATCGCCGCGATGGTGGACGAGGGGCTGACCGACAGCCAGGCACGGGCCCGTATCTACATGATCGACCGGAATGGCCTGCTCACCGACAGCATGGCGAGCCTGCCCGATTTCCAGCGGCGGCTGGCGCATCCCAAGGCACGTATCGAGGAATGGGGCGAGGATACCGAAGAGGATCCGATCCTGACGGTCATCGAACATGCACGGCCGACCGTGCTCATCGGCGTATCGGGCCAGCGTGGTCTGTTCTCTCGTGAGGTGATTCAGCGCATGCATTCGCATTGCGCGCATCCGTTCGTCATGCCGTTATCCAATCCCACGTCCAAGGTCGAGGCCACGCCCGCCGAGATCCTCGAGTGGACCGACGGCGCGGCGCTCGTGGCTACCGGCAGCCCCTTCGATCCGGTCGAGATCGGCGATCGCACGATCCCGATCGCCCAGTGCAACAATGCCTATATCTTTCCCGGCATCGGCCTCGGCGTAGTGGCGGCCCAGGCACGACGAGTGACCGAGAACATGATCATGAGCGCCTCGCGCGCACTGGCCGAGATGTCGCCGCTGGGCGTCGATGGCGAAGGTGCGCTGCTGCCGCCGCTGGAGCGGGTACGTGAGCTGAGCCAATCGATCGCGGTGGCCGTCGCTCGTCAGGCACAGGCCGACGGTGTGGCGCTCAAGTCCTCCGAAGACGCCATTCGGGAAAGCGTAGCGCGCAACTTCTGGTACCCGCGCTATCGTCGGTATCGGCGTGCCGCGTTCTAG
- a CDS encoding (2Fe-2S)-binding protein codes for MSTPDPIKRKPLKVTINGEQQPVEQVPDELMMLDYLNEYRNLTGTRFGCGIGLCRACTVIVDSPDGHSEEIRTCITGAHYFNGKSIRTVEGHAERDDRGEVVSLSEVQQQFLNHFSFQCSYCAPGFVNAATVLIERLQRDPVPRSQLEDTISQALESHLCRCTGYVRYYQAVRDAVLATSGTTVEG; via the coding sequence GTGAGCACACCCGATCCGATCAAGCGCAAGCCGCTGAAGGTCACCATCAACGGCGAGCAACAGCCGGTCGAGCAAGTGCCCGACGAGCTGATGATGCTCGATTATCTCAACGAATACCGGAACCTCACCGGGACGCGTTTCGGCTGCGGTATCGGGCTGTGCCGAGCCTGTACCGTGATCGTCGATAGCCCGGACGGGCACAGCGAGGAGATACGCACCTGTATCACCGGCGCGCACTATTTCAACGGCAAGTCGATCCGGACCGTCGAGGGCCACGCCGAGCGTGACGATCGCGGCGAGGTGGTCTCGCTGTCCGAGGTCCAGCAGCAGTTTCTGAACCATTTCTCGTTCCAGTGCAGCTACTGCGCGCCGGGCTTCGTCAACGCCGCGACGGTGCTGATCGAGCGCCTGCAACGCGATCCGGTGCCCCGATCGCAGCTCGAGGATACGATCAGTCAGGCGCTGGAATCGCATCTGTGCCGCTGTACCGGCTACGTGCGCTATTACCAGGCAGTGCGGGATGCAGTGCTGGCGACGTCCGGCACCACGGTGGAGGGTTGA
- a CDS encoding aspartate/glutamate racemase family protein, which translates to MRILVVNVNTTETMTAAIGRQAAAVAGPDTEIVPLTPLFGADSVEGNYESYLAAIAVMETVRAYREPFDAVIQAGYGEHGREGLQELLEVPVVDITEAAATTAMFLGHKYSVVTTLDRTVPLIEDRLKLAGLDTRCASVRASGLGVLELERDPAAAVEAIAAQCVSAVEHDRAEVICLGCGGMAELRARVIERTGAPVVDGVAAAVTLAESLVRQNLSTSKLRTYAPARPKTFVNWPPEFGRS; encoded by the coding sequence ATGCGCATACTCGTTGTCAACGTCAATACCACCGAAACCATGACGGCGGCCATCGGTCGTCAGGCCGCGGCCGTGGCTGGGCCCGATACCGAGATCGTGCCGCTGACGCCCTTGTTCGGCGCCGATTCGGTCGAGGGCAACTACGAGAGCTATCTGGCGGCCATCGCTGTCATGGAAACGGTTCGGGCCTATCGCGAGCCGTTCGATGCGGTCATTCAAGCCGGCTACGGCGAACACGGCCGGGAAGGCCTGCAGGAACTGCTTGAGGTCCCCGTGGTGGATATCACCGAAGCCGCAGCCACCACGGCGATGTTTCTCGGCCACAAGTATTCGGTGGTCACCACGCTGGACCGAACGGTGCCGCTGATCGAGGACCGGCTCAAGCTGGCGGGGCTCGATACGCGCTGTGCATCGGTTCGTGCCAGCGGCCTGGGCGTGCTCGAACTCGAACGTGATCCGGCCGCCGCCGTCGAGGCCATCGCCGCTCAGTGCGTGAGCGCCGTCGAGCACGATCGCGCCGAGGTGATCTGTCTCGGCTGTGGCGGCATGGCGGAGCTGCGCGCACGCGTGATCGAACGCACCGGCGCGCCGGTCGTCGACGGGGTGGCGGCGGCGGTCACGCTGGCCGAGTCCCTGGTTCGACAGAACCTGAGTACCTCGAAATTGCGCACCTACGCCCCGGCGCGTCCCAAGACCTTTGTCAACTGGCCGCCCGAGTTCGGACGGTCATGA